A genomic region of Notamacropus eugenii isolate mMacEug1 chromosome 3, mMacEug1.pri_v2, whole genome shotgun sequence contains the following coding sequences:
- the TMEM11 gene encoding transmembrane protein 11, mitochondrial isoform X2: MVTLSATECYIVHEIYNGENAQDQFEYELEQALEAQYKYIVIEPTRIGDETARWITVGNCLHKTAVLAGSACLFTPLALPLDYSHYISLPAGVLSMACCTLYGISWQFDPCCKYQVEYDAYKLSRLPLHTLTSSTPVVLVRKDDLHRKRLHNTIALAALVYCVKKIYELYAV; encoded by the coding sequence GGTAACCTTGTCTGCCACAGAGTGTTACATCGTTCATGAAATCTACAATGGAGAGAATGCCCAAGACCAGTTTGAGTATGAATTGGAGCAGGCTCTGGAGGCGCAATACAAATACATAGTTATAGAGCCCACCCGAATTGGTGATGAGACTGCCCGATGGATCACTGTTGGGAACTGCCTGCACAAGACAGCCGTGCTGGCAGGCAGTGCCTGCCTCTTCACCCCGTTGGCACTTCCCTTAGATTATTCCCATTACATCTCCCTGCCTGCTGGCGTGCTGAGCATGGCCTGTTGCACCCTCTACGGAATCTCCTGGCAGTTTGACCCCTGCTGCAAGTATCAAGTGGAGTATGATGCCTATAAACTTTCTCGACTGCCTCTGCATACACTCACTTCCTCCACTCCTGTGGTGCTGGTGAGGAAGGATGACCTGCACAGAAAGAGACTGCATAATACAATAGCACTCGCTGCCCTGGTGTACTGTGTAAAGAAGATTTACGAGCTTTATGCTGTATGA
- the TMEM11 gene encoding transmembrane protein 11, mitochondrial isoform X3, whose protein sequence is MWIPPGQRVTLSATECYIVHEIYNGENAQDQFEYELEQALEAQYKYIVIEPTRIGDETARWITVGNCLHKTAVLAGSACLFTPLALPLDYSHYISLPAGVLSMACCTLYGISWQFDPCCKYQVEYDAYKLSRLPLHTLTSSTPVVLVRKDDLHRKRLHNTIALAALVYCVKKIYELYAV, encoded by the coding sequence GGTAACCTTGTCTGCCACAGAGTGTTACATCGTTCATGAAATCTACAATGGAGAGAATGCCCAAGACCAGTTTGAGTATGAATTGGAGCAGGCTCTGGAGGCGCAATACAAATACATAGTTATAGAGCCCACCCGAATTGGTGATGAGACTGCCCGATGGATCACTGTTGGGAACTGCCTGCACAAGACAGCCGTGCTGGCAGGCAGTGCCTGCCTCTTCACCCCGTTGGCACTTCCCTTAGATTATTCCCATTACATCTCCCTGCCTGCTGGCGTGCTGAGCATGGCCTGTTGCACCCTCTACGGAATCTCCTGGCAGTTTGACCCCTGCTGCAAGTATCAAGTGGAGTATGATGCCTATAAACTTTCTCGACTGCCTCTGCATACACTCACTTCCTCCACTCCTGTGGTGCTGGTGAGGAAGGATGACCTGCACAGAAAGAGACTGCATAATACAATAGCACTCGCTGCCCTGGTGTACTGTGTAAAGAAGATTTACGAGCTTTATGCTGTATGA